In Streptomyces sp. NBC_00704, a genomic segment contains:
- the pdxR gene encoding MocR-like pyridoxine biosynthesis transcription factor PdxR: MDVMGRSTTPPSEGSKEPQPGIGSDFLQLDIGQAPPGGRTAWLADSLRSAIADGRLPVGTRLPASRVLADELRVTRGVVTEAYRRLAESGQIAGRGRLGTVVVAAPAEPRGRIHTANGPAHPGDPHNLSGSAPAERRYGLPGRAPGAPTRAASEPGHPLFGSAVREGVVDALRALPCRIDLSPGLPDLAAFPRTAWLRAERAVLADVTPADFGYGDPQGAPALRRAVVGWLARNRGIRADPEEVMIVAGVAQAFVLLGQLLRADGIRRVAVEDPGSLGARQQLEYGGHTVVPVPVDAGGLDVGALRASGAKAVLSTPAHQFPTGVVLDGERRRELLNWAAEGGVVIEDDYDAEHRYDRPPVPALRSLMSDGVCYAGSVSKLLAPALRVGWLLVPPDRLDAVVTAKRYADLGNGILTQLVLARLMDSGELERHLRHVRLRHRRRRDAMLRAVETHLPGARVHGAAAGLHLMVTFGETGTGIRDTDLAAAALARGVKAHPLSWHRICPGAPGLVLGYAAGAAHEIDEGIALIGEALNEGVAVPT; the protein is encoded by the coding sequence ATGGACGTCATGGGCAGGTCCACAACCCCGCCGTCCGAGGGGTCCAAAGAGCCGCAGCCGGGCATCGGCTCGGACTTCCTCCAACTGGACATCGGTCAGGCGCCGCCCGGCGGCCGTACCGCCTGGCTCGCCGACAGCCTGCGGTCCGCCATCGCCGACGGCAGGCTGCCCGTCGGCACCCGGCTGCCCGCCAGCCGCGTCCTCGCCGACGAGCTGCGCGTCACCAGAGGCGTGGTCACCGAGGCCTACCGACGGCTCGCCGAGTCGGGCCAGATCGCCGGCCGCGGCCGGCTCGGCACGGTCGTCGTGGCGGCACCCGCCGAGCCCCGGGGCCGCATCCACACCGCGAACGGTCCCGCACACCCCGGCGACCCCCACAACCTCTCCGGCTCGGCACCGGCCGAGCGCCGCTACGGCCTTCCCGGCCGTGCACCCGGCGCCCCCACCCGAGCCGCGTCCGAACCCGGTCACCCGCTCTTCGGATCGGCGGTCCGCGAGGGAGTCGTCGACGCCCTGCGCGCCCTCCCGTGCCGCATCGACCTCTCCCCGGGCCTGCCCGACCTCGCCGCCTTCCCCCGCACCGCCTGGCTGCGCGCCGAGCGAGCCGTCCTCGCGGACGTCACCCCGGCCGACTTCGGTTACGGCGATCCCCAGGGCGCCCCCGCCCTGCGGCGGGCCGTCGTCGGCTGGCTGGCACGCAACCGCGGCATCCGCGCCGACCCGGAGGAGGTCATGATCGTCGCCGGTGTGGCACAGGCCTTCGTCCTGCTCGGGCAGCTCCTGCGGGCCGACGGCATCCGCCGTGTCGCCGTCGAGGACCCCGGATCCCTGGGCGCCCGCCAGCAGTTGGAGTACGGCGGCCACACCGTCGTCCCCGTCCCTGTGGACGCGGGCGGCCTCGACGTCGGCGCGCTGCGCGCCAGCGGTGCCAAGGCGGTGCTGTCGACCCCGGCCCACCAGTTCCCCACCGGCGTCGTCCTCGACGGGGAACGCCGGCGCGAGCTGCTGAACTGGGCGGCCGAGGGCGGGGTGGTGATCGAGGACGACTACGACGCCGAGCACCGCTACGACCGGCCGCCGGTGCCGGCCCTGCGCTCGCTGATGTCGGACGGCGTCTGCTACGCGGGCAGTGTCTCCAAACTGCTCGCGCCCGCGCTCCGGGTGGGCTGGCTGCTCGTCCCGCCGGACCGGCTGGACGCCGTCGTGACGGCCAAGCGCTACGCCGACCTCGGCAACGGCATCCTCACCCAGCTGGTCCTCGCACGGCTGATGGACTCCGGGGAGTTGGAACGGCATCTGCGCCATGTCCGGCTGCGCCACCGCAGACGCCGGGACGCCATGCTGCGGGCCGTCGAGACACATCTGCCCGGCGCCCGCGTACACGGGGCCGCCGCAGGCTTGCACCTCATGGTCACCTTCGGCGAGACGGGGACCGGCATCCGCGACACCGACCTCGCCGCGGCCGCGCTCGCCCGGGGCGTCAAGGCGCACCCGCTGTCCTGGCACCGGATCTGCCCCGGAGCACCCGGTCTGGTCCTCGGTTACGCGGCGGGCGCCGCCCACGAGATCGACGAGGGCATCGCCCTCATCGGCGAGGCCCTGAACGAGGGAGTCGCGGTGCCCACGTGA
- a CDS encoding DMT family transporter, protein MNTPSPSFARLVPGMVGMTLVGSSVTVSHTLVSAPLFSTQAVRYVAATAILVVMARLAGTRLVWPRGREWLWLVGLAVTGLVLFNVAVVRGVAHAEPAVIAVAVACVPLLLGVIGPLLERRRPSRQVLLAAPVVMAGAVLVEGTGRTDAVGVAWAALALSCEAAFTLLAVPVLGRHTPWGVSVHATWLGGVLLAVLGITREGPSAVRELTGVQWAAVGFLALLVTAVAFVLWYSTVRSVGAGRAGLLTGIAPLAAAVVGTVSGTGVPGPSVWLGIAVVIAGLVVGLRQRALPAAERIPVGPGRTPASGGRSQRTAASR, encoded by the coding sequence ATGAACACCCCCTCCCCCTCGTTCGCCCGGCTCGTCCCCGGCATGGTCGGGATGACACTCGTCGGCAGCAGCGTCACCGTCTCGCACACCCTCGTGAGCGCCCCGCTGTTCAGCACCCAGGCCGTCCGATATGTGGCCGCGACCGCGATCCTCGTGGTCATGGCCCGGCTCGCCGGCACCCGTCTGGTGTGGCCGCGCGGACGGGAGTGGCTGTGGCTGGTGGGTCTCGCCGTCACCGGACTGGTGCTGTTCAACGTGGCCGTGGTCCGTGGCGTCGCACATGCGGAGCCCGCGGTGATCGCCGTCGCGGTGGCGTGCGTCCCCCTGCTGCTCGGGGTGATCGGCCCCCTGCTGGAGCGGCGCAGGCCCAGCCGGCAGGTCCTGCTGGCGGCGCCCGTGGTGATGGCGGGCGCGGTGCTGGTGGAGGGGACGGGCCGCACCGACGCGGTCGGCGTGGCCTGGGCGGCGCTGGCCCTGAGCTGCGAGGCGGCGTTCACCCTGCTGGCGGTGCCGGTGCTGGGCCGGCACACCCCGTGGGGCGTGTCCGTGCACGCGACCTGGCTGGGCGGAGTGCTGCTGGCCGTCCTCGGCATAACGCGGGAAGGGCCTTCGGCCGTGCGGGAGCTGACCGGGGTCCAGTGGGCCGCCGTCGGCTTTCTGGCGCTGCTGGTGACGGCGGTCGCGTTCGTCCTGTGGTACTCGACGGTCCGTTCCGTCGGGGCCGGACGGGCCGGGCTGCTCACCGGCATCGCACCCCTGGCGGCCGCGGTCGTCGGCACCGTCTCGGGAACGGGTGTGCCGGGGCCGTCGGTCTGGCTGGGCATCGCCGTGGTGATCGCCGGCCTGGTGGTCGGCCTGCGGCAACGCGCGCTGCCCGCCGCGGAGAGGATCCCCGTCGGTCCCGGGCGCACCCCGGCATCCGGAGGCAGGAGCCAGCGGACCGCTGCCTCCCGGTAA
- a CDS encoding ATP-binding protein: MLKNSGMILVGVSDKVEPGTDRVVGVDAQDLIDRVASGCREKFAPPWEPTFIPVPFGDGSGLSVVVIRVDANTAPRPLLIDLKAPIRLSGQNSTADRDRLLRLAREEPAATVLPMGQGLTASHL, translated from the coding sequence ATGTTGAAGAACAGCGGCATGATCCTTGTCGGCGTCAGCGACAAGGTCGAGCCGGGCACTGACCGCGTCGTCGGCGTTGACGCCCAAGACTTGATCGACAGGGTCGCCAGCGGCTGTCGTGAGAAGTTCGCCCCTCCCTGGGAGCCGACCTTCATCCCTGTCCCTTTCGGCGACGGCTCCGGACTCAGCGTGGTGGTCATCCGGGTCGACGCCAATACCGCCCCCCGTCCCCTGCTGATAGACCTGAAGGCCCCGATCCGACTGAGCGGGCAGAACTCCACCGCCGACCGCGACCGGCTCCTCAGGCTCGCCCGTGAGGAGCCGGCTGCGACCGTGCTGCCCATGGGCCAGGGCCTCACGGCCTCGCACCTCTGA
- a CDS encoding helix-turn-helix domain-containing protein, with amino-acid sequence MPLFFNIRASFAEFEVDLLRMRTREGMAVARAKGKLKGKQPKLTARQQSHLVQQHQSGEYTIADLAELFSVSRATVYRVLERHQNAATRSTSGGQ; translated from the coding sequence ATGCCGCTGTTCTTCAACATCCGGGCTAGCTTCGCCGAGTTCGAGGTCGATCTCCTGCGCATGCGCACCCGTGAAGGCATGGCGGTGGCGCGGGCCAAGGGCAAGCTCAAGGGGAAGCAGCCCAAGCTCACCGCCCGCCAGCAAAGCCACCTGGTCCAGCAGCACCAGTCCGGCGAGTACACCATCGCCGACCTCGCCGAGCTCTTCTCCGTCAGCCGCGCCACGGTCTACCGCGTTCTTGAACGCCACCAGAACGCAGCCACGCGGTCGACCTCCGGTGGGCAGTGA